Proteins encoded by one window of Tunturibacter psychrotolerans:
- the lipA gene encoding lipoyl synthase: MTPPVEQLIAQSTSELVQIDLTPRKPAAKPAWLKAKAPMGETFHNLKKMARELNLHTVCESAQCPNIGECWNQKSATFMMLGNLCTRRCGFCAVPKGKPEPIDFDEPRRVAYAVAQLGLAHAVITSVNRDDDNVGAARAFVSVIEEIRMQAPACRVEVLTPDFQGNEEALRMVVAARPEILNHNIETVPRLYRVAKSGGRYEKSLRFLQHAKELAAEMFSDRDGDQIVTKTGIIVGMGEEMHELLAVFRDLADRKVDILTIGQYLRPSRDHLPMARYYTPEEFAFLKHEAVGMGFKHVESGPLVRSSYHAQEQAESTGLAVKYNANSY, encoded by the coding sequence ATGACTCCTCCGGTTGAACAGTTGATTGCGCAGAGCACCTCTGAGCTGGTGCAGATCGATCTGACGCCGCGGAAACCTGCGGCCAAGCCCGCGTGGCTGAAGGCGAAGGCTCCGATGGGGGAGACGTTTCATAACCTGAAGAAGATGGCGCGGGAGCTGAACCTGCATACTGTGTGCGAGAGCGCGCAGTGCCCGAATATTGGGGAGTGCTGGAATCAGAAGTCGGCGACGTTCATGATGCTGGGGAATCTTTGCACGCGGCGTTGTGGGTTTTGCGCGGTGCCGAAGGGGAAGCCGGAGCCGATTGATTTCGATGAGCCACGGCGGGTGGCGTATGCGGTGGCGCAGCTTGGGCTGGCGCATGCGGTGATTACGAGTGTGAACCGCGATGACGATAATGTGGGCGCGGCGCGGGCGTTTGTGAGTGTGATTGAAGAGATTCGGATGCAGGCTCCGGCATGCAGGGTTGAAGTGCTGACGCCGGACTTTCAGGGGAACGAAGAGGCGCTGCGGATGGTGGTGGCGGCGCGGCCGGAGATTCTGAATCACAATATCGAGACGGTGCCGCGGCTGTATCGGGTGGCGAAGTCGGGCGGCCGGTATGAGAAGTCGTTGCGGTTTTTGCAGCATGCGAAGGAGCTTGCTGCGGAGATGTTTTCGGATCGGGATGGGGATCAGATTGTAACCAAAACAGGCATTATTGTTGGGATGGGCGAGGAGATGCACGAGCTGCTGGCGGTGTTCCGCGATCTGGCGGATCGGAAGGTGGATATTCTAACGATCGGGCAGTATCTGCGACCGTCAAGAGATCATCTGCCGATGGCTCGGTACTATACGCCGGAAGAGTTTGCTTTTCTGAAGCATGAAGCTGTGGGGATGGGCTTCAAGCATGTGGAGAGCGGACCACTGGTGCGGAGTAGTTATCATGCGCAAGAGCAGGCGGAGTCGACGGGGCTGGCTGTCAAATACAACGCTAATTCGTACTGA
- a CDS encoding c-type cytochrome — translation MIRVLSLFILVGALVGCKSVAPPTPLGDLNAQQMHGHAVYEAHCAQCHYDRKNAALHGPAMIGVFKKPYLSSGAPANDERVTATIVHGRNLMPAMGNTLDQQDLDDLLAYLHTL, via the coding sequence ATGATTCGGGTTCTTTCTTTGTTCATTTTGGTGGGGGCTCTTGTTGGATGTAAGTCGGTTGCGCCGCCTACGCCGCTGGGGGATTTGAATGCTCAGCAGATGCATGGCCATGCGGTGTATGAGGCACATTGTGCGCAGTGCCACTATGACCGTAAGAATGCTGCGTTGCATGGGCCGGCGATGATTGGAGTTTTCAAGAAGCCGTATCTGTCGAGCGGCGCTCCGGCGAACGATGAGCGCGTGACGGCGACGATTGTGCATGGGCGAAACCTGATGCCGGCGATGGGAAATACGCTGGATCAGCAGGATCTGGATGATCTGCTGGCGTATCTGCATACTCTATGA
- a CDS encoding DUF4442 domain-containing protein: MSWWLRHIGWWPPLFGTGIKVTRLDEDLRAIDVEMPLRPWNRNYVGVQFGGSLFALTDPFYMVMLATNLGPEYVVWDKAASIKYKKPGLGRVRAEFRLTAERLGEIRAAVDSEGRADVRFVVEVKDDGGGVVAEVERVIYCATKIAHEERKKLRGGVG, from the coding sequence ATGAGCTGGTGGCTGCGGCATATCGGGTGGTGGCCGCCGTTGTTTGGGACGGGGATCAAGGTGACGCGGCTGGATGAGGATCTTCGTGCGATTGATGTGGAGATGCCGCTACGGCCGTGGAATCGCAACTATGTGGGGGTGCAGTTTGGCGGTTCTTTGTTTGCGCTGACCGATCCTTTCTACATGGTGATGCTGGCTACGAATCTGGGTCCGGAGTATGTGGTTTGGGATAAGGCGGCTTCGATTAAGTACAAAAAGCCTGGATTGGGGCGGGTTCGGGCGGAGTTTCGTTTGACGGCGGAGAGGCTGGGGGAGATTCGGGCGGCGGTGGATAGTGAGGGGCGGGCGGACGTGCGGTTTGTGGTGGAGGTGAAGGACGATGGGGGTGGGGTGGTCGCGGAGGTGGAGAGGGTGATCTATTGCGCTACGAAAATTGCGCATGAGGAGAGAAAAAAATTGCGGGGTGGTGTGGGGTGA